CGGGCCTTCATCGGCCTGCTGGAATGGGCCACGAACGGCGAGGAGGGCCGCCGATGAGCGGGATCACGGACTTCGACTCACTGCGCCGGGCGATGGCGGAGAACGGCGAGGAGCCGGAGGGTCCCGCCCGCAACGCGCGCGCGGAGCAGCTGCTCGCCGAGGCCGAGAAGCTGAACGTCCCGCTCGCCGTGATCGAGGCGCTCGGACACCAGCTGAAGGTCTACAACTACAGCTCCGAGAAGGACAAGATGTTCGTCCCCTTCGCGCGTCTGCTGCGCATGTGGGACGAGCGGCCCGAGGACTTCGACGCGTACGAGACGCACTCACTGCACTGGGTCTTCAAGTGGATGTCGTCCGGCATGCTCGACCAGCCGCACATCCCGCTCGCCTCGATCGAGAAGTGGCTCGGCGAGATGGAGCACCGCTACCGGCTCGCCGGGCACTCCGAACGGGCCGTGCGCAGCGCCGAGTTCAGCGTGGCCGCGCATGTCGGGGACGTGGCGCGGGCCGAGCGGGCGTACGCCGCCTGGCTGGCCGCCGACCGGGACAGCATGGCCGACTGCCACGCGTGCGAGCTGCACGGGCAGGGGTGGTGGCAGGCGGAACGGGGCCGGCACGCGGAGGGGCTGCAGCTGTGGGGGCCGGTCCTGGAGGGCGAGTTCACCTGCGCCCATGAGCCGCACACGGTCCTCGCGTCCTCCCTGGCGCCGCTGCTGCGCCTGGGACGCGTCGACGAGGCCCGCGCCAACCATCTGCGGGGCTTCAGGCTCGTACGGGCCATGGAGAGCATGCGTGGGGCCTACGCGGACCACGTGGAGTTCTGTGCGCTGACCGGCAACGAGGCGCGCGGCCTGGAGCTGCTCGCCGAGCGGCCCGCGTACTTCACCGACGACGGGCATCCGCGCAGCAAGCTGGAGTTCATGGCGGTGGTGGCCCTGCTCATGGACCGCCTGACCGAACTCGGGCTCGGTGATCAGCGGGTGCCCGGTCCGGCGGGCCGTACCTGGACCGCCCGCGAACTCGCCACCCACGCGCGCGGGGAGGCCCTCGCGCTGGCGGCCCGCTTCGACGAGCGCAACGGCACGGCGCACATCAGCGAGCGGGCACGCGCGCGTATGGGCCAGCGGCCACTGGTGGAGCGGCTGCCGTTGGGGGTGCGTACGCCGGCTCGGCCTACGGCGGTGGCGTTGCCCGGCCCGGCCGCGGCGAACGCGCCGGGGAACCCGGACACGCAGCCCGACCTGATCGCGCTGCTCGCCGAGGCACGGCGCCTGTCGGACACCCTGCAGCCGAACGCCGTCGAGGCCTGGGCGGCCGTCGCGCGGGCCGCCGAGGGCGTCGAGCTGGCCGCCCGCGACCGCGCGGAGATCGCCGATCACCAGGCGATGGACCTGGGCCCCGAGGGCATCGCCCTGTTCGAGGAGGCCGCCGGGCTGTACGCGGAGGCGGGCGACCCCGGGGAGGCCCTGGCGGCACGCGCGCGTGGAGCGTACGTACGCGCTCTCTCGGGCGAGGTGCCGCAGGCCCTCACCACGATCGCCGGCCTGTACGACCGGATTCTCGCCCTGTACGCCGAGGACGGCACGGAGGTACGTCAGACGGCGGCCGTACTGATGAGCCGGGCGCGGATTCTGATGCGGCAGGTGCACGAGGCGGAGGACGCGGTGCAGGGTGCCGTCCTGGCCGACGCCGAGACCGCCGCGCGGGAGGTGCTCGCGCTCGTCGACGGGCGGGCCGGGGACGACGTACGCCTCGTCTCGCGGGCCGCGGAGGCGCAGGCGATGCTCGCGGAGCTGGCGGCGCTCACCGGGGACGTGGAAGGGGCCGCGGAGCTGTTCGCGCGGGCCTCGGAGGCGTTCGTCGGGGCGGGGCTGCCGTGGTTCGCGGTGGAGTACGAGGCCCGGCTGGCCGGTCTCGCGCACCATCTCGGCGATACGGCGGAAGCCGAGCGGGCGCTGCGGGCGGCCCTGGAGCACGGCGGGCCGCACCTCGAGGCGACCGGGCGGGCCCAGCTGAACCTCCAGCTGGCCGAGGTGCTCGGCGGGCGTGGGATGACGGAGGAGGCCGCCGAACGCGCCCTGGAGGCGGCGCACTGGGCCGACGAGGCGGGCGAGAGCCGCACGCTGGGCGCCTGGGCGCGGCAACAGCTCGGCGGGTTCCTGCTGCGGCAGGGACGGTGGGCCGAGGCCGCCGAGGTGCTGGAGTCGGCGCTGCCCGACCTGACCGCCGAGACGCACGGCGACGGCGCGGTCGTCCAGACGCAGTGGTGGCTCGGCGACTGCCTGAGCGAACTCGGCGAACACCGCGCGGCGGCCGAACGCCGGTTGCAGGCCGCCGAGATCGCCCGGCACTGGCCCGAGCAGCACGACCACGCCACGCTCGCCCACCTCGCCGCCGAATCCCTCGGCCACGCGGGCCTGCACGCCGAGGCGGACGAGGCGTACGCACGCGCGGGCGCGCTGTGGCGCTCCCTCGGCAACGTGCACGGCCTCGTCCGCTCCCTGCGCGCCCGCGCGTGGCTGGCGCTGCGGGTGGGGGACGTGGCGGGCGAAGACGCGGCCGGCGGGGTCGGCACGGCGTCCGAGTTGATGGCGAGCGCGGTCGGCGAGTGCGTGGCGGCGCTGGACGCCGCGGACGACGCGGAGGCGCGGCAGCGGCTCACCGCCGAACTCGGCCACACCCATCGGCAGTTCGGCGACCTGCTCGCCCGTTCCGCCACGGAGGACGCCGAGGACGAGTCGATCCGGGCCGCGCTGGAGGAGGCCCTGTCCCAGGTGACGCGGGCCGCCGCGGTGTTCGCCTCCCTCGGCGATGACGCCCTGCACAGCCGCACCGGCGCCGAACTCGCCGCGGGCTGGCTGGAGGCCGACCTGAGCCGCCCGGCCCGGGCCGCCGCACGCGCGCGTGCGGTGCTGACGGCGTACGCGGGCTCCGACGAGGGCGACGAGGCGGCACAGGAGCGACGGGCCGAGGCCCAGCAGATGCTGCAGGTAGTGGAGGAGCAGGGCACGGAGTAGCGGCGCGGGGAGGGGCCGGTTCCGGGCTCTCGCGCGACAGGGCTCCGGGGAGCGCTATTCCACGCCGATGAGCAGCAGCGCCCCTTGCCGTCCGCCCCGGTACACCACCGTGTCGACGGCGAGATACGACTCACGCACGCGTGCTTCGAGGTGCTCGGCGATCGCCTCCGGCGCCTCGTCGCCGAGGACGATCGTGACGAGTTCGCCGCCGGCCGCGATCATGCGGTCGAGGACGGTCTCCGCGGTGGCCGTCACGTCCGAGCCGATCACGGCCACGTCGCCGTCGATGAGGCCGAGGACGTCGCCGGCCTGGCAGATGCCGGCCATGGTCCAGGACTGGCGCTCCGCGACGACGACCTCGCCGTACCGGGTCGCGCCGGCCGCCGAGGTCATCGACACGACGTCCTCGTCGAAGCGGCGCTCCGGCTCGTGCACGGCGAGCGCCGCGATGCCCTGGACCGCGGAGCGGGTCGGGATCAGCGCCACGCGGATGCCCTCCGCGCGGGCCTGCTCGGCCGCGGCGGCCGCGGTGTGGCGCAGCTCGGGGTCGTTGGGCAGCAGCACGACCTCGCGCGCGTGGGCCCGCCGAACGGCGTCGACGAGCTCTCCGCTGGCGGGCGGCTCCCCGGGGCGCGCGAGCACGGCGGTCGCGCCGGCCTCGGTGTACAGCCCGGCCAGTCCCTCGCCCGGCACGACGGCCACCACGGCGCGCTGAACCCGCTCCCGCAGCGGCCGCTCGCCGCCGGTGGTGTGGACGTCGCCGAGCCCGAAGTGAGTGATCCGGATCCGGTACGGCCGCCCCGCCTCGACGCCCGCCTCCACGGCGGCACCCGCGTCGTCGACGTGCACATGGACGTTCCACAGCCCGTCGCCGCCGACCACGACGAGGGAGTCCCCGAGGGCGTCGAGCCGGGCCCGCAGTCGCGCGACGGCCACGTCATCGGCCTCCAGGAGGTAGATCACCTCGAAGGCGGGGCCGCCTCCTCCGCCGTGGTCGGCCGGACCGTCGGCACAGTCGTCGAGGCCGCCCGGGGCTGCGGAGCCACCGCGCGCGTGTGCCGGGACCACCGCTTCCCCCGCCGCTCTTCCCGGCACAGGGGACACGAGGAGATGGTCGTCGCCCCCCGGAAAGGCACCCGGCGCCAAGTCAGTCCCAGGAAACGCGCCCGCCGCCAAGTCCGTGAGCGGCACCCCGACCTCGCCGGGCTCCACGCGCGCGTGCGGGGCGCCACCGTCCGCGCTTTCCTCCCGCGTGCGCGCGGCACCGCCCTCTGCGCTCCCCACGTGTGCGTGCGTGCCACCGAACCCGCCGTCCCCAAGGAGCCCCCGGTAGACCTCCCGCGGCGCCTCCCCGGTGAACGTCTCCACCAGCGCCGCGAGCACCGCCACCAGCCCCCGCCCGCCCGCGTCGACGACCCCGGCACGCTCCAGGACGGCCAACTGGCTGGGCGTCGCGGCGAGGGCGGCACGTGCCCCCTCGTAGGCCGCCCGCGCGACCGTCCCGCAGTCGCCCTCCGCCCCGGTGGCCGCGTCGGCGGCGGCCGAGGCGACCGAGAGGACCGTGCCCTCGACGGGATGGGCCACGGCCTCGCGCGCGGAGTCGGCGGCGCGCCGCAGGGCCAGCCGCAGGGCCGACCCGTCGGTGTGAGCCGTCTCACCGTCCGCGGCGAGCACCTGCGCCATGCCACGCAGCAGCTGCGCGAGGATCGTCCCGGAGTTCCCCCGGGCCCCGATCAGCGCCCCGTGCGCCATCGCGCGCACGGTGTCGGCGAGTGAGGGGCTACCGGTCCGCGCGGACTCCACCTCGTGCCCGGCGAACACCGCCTCGACCGCGGCCACGGCCGACTCCACGGTCAGATACAGGTTCGTCCCGGTGTCACCGTCGGCCACGGGATAGACGTTGATCGCGTCGATCTCCTCACGCGCGCGACCCAGCGACTCCAACGCGAGACCGCACCAGGTGCGCACCGCGAGAGCATCGAAGAATGTCTGCGGCACGTGCGCCACCTGCGCCTCCTTGAGCTGCTGGACGTGGCACGCAGCGTAGACCCAGGGCCGGTGTACGGCGGAAGAGGGCCGGGAGCGGGCCCCTGAGCAGCCATGGTAGTTTCGTTGCACTGGCGCAGTCGTTGTATGCTGCTCCGGTTGCCCGATCCCATCGGGCCATCCTCCTGGCAGCGCCACTCAGATCTCTGATCCTACGATCTCGATCCCGGCCCGCCGGGATCCAACCGTAAGTGCATCTGAAGTCTTTGGAGTGACCCGTGGCTGCCAACTGCGACGTCTGCGGCAAGGGGCCGGGCTTCGGCAACAACATCTCGCACTCGCACCGCCGTACGTCCCGTCGCTGGAACCCGAACATCCAGCGCGTCCGTACCGTGGTGGGCGGGACGCCGAAGCGCGTGAACGCTTGCACCTCGTGCATCAAGGCCGGCAAGGTCTCGCGCTGACGCACAGCTAAGCGCGCGGCCACTGCTGGTTCGCTGCACTGAGCCGGTCCACCTCACGGTGGGCCGGCTTTTTGCTGCCCTGGCCCCGCACACGGAGATCGAGGCCCGGCAGGCCGCGACCGGACGTCAAGCTGCCGGATTACCCCGGCGAGTGAGGGCCCAGCCGTGATCCACGGGCCCGATCCCCCCGCCCAGCGCGAACCCGGCCGCGATCGCCCCGGTGACGTACTCCTTGGCCGCCGCCACCGCCTCCGGCACGGACTGGCCCTTCGCCAGCTGCGCCGCGATCGCGGAGGCGAGGGTGCAGCCCGTGCCGTGCGTGTGCCGGTTGTCGTGGCGCGGGGCGCGCAGCCAGTGCTCCTCGGTGCCGTCGGTGAGCAGGTCCACGGCGTCGCCCGCGAGATGGCCGCCCTTCACCACGACCCAACGGGGCCCGTAGGCGAGCACGGCCGCCGCGGCTCGCCGCAGGTCGTCCTCCGACTCCACGTGGACGCCGGTGAGTTGGGCCACCTCGTCGAGGTTCGGCGTCGCGACGGTCGCCACCGGCAGCAGCTTGGTGCGCACCGAGTCGAGCGCGGAGGCCGCCAGCAGCGAGTCCCCGTGCTTGGAGACGCCGACCGGGTCGACCACGGCGGGCGCGTCCGTCCCCCGATCAACTCGGCCACCACCTCGACGAGTCCGGCCGACGCGAGCATCCCCGTCTTGACAGCCTGCACGCCGATGTCGTCGACGACACTGCGGTACTGCGCCCGCACCGCCTCCACCGGAAGCTCCCAGGCCCCCTGCA
Above is a window of Streptomyces sp. DT2A-34 DNA encoding:
- a CDS encoding tetratricopeptide repeat protein; amino-acid sequence: MSGITDFDSLRRAMAENGEEPEGPARNARAEQLLAEAEKLNVPLAVIEALGHQLKVYNYSSEKDKMFVPFARLLRMWDERPEDFDAYETHSLHWVFKWMSSGMLDQPHIPLASIEKWLGEMEHRYRLAGHSERAVRSAEFSVAAHVGDVARAERAYAAWLAADRDSMADCHACELHGQGWWQAERGRHAEGLQLWGPVLEGEFTCAHEPHTVLASSLAPLLRLGRVDEARANHLRGFRLVRAMESMRGAYADHVEFCALTGNEARGLELLAERPAYFTDDGHPRSKLEFMAVVALLMDRLTELGLGDQRVPGPAGRTWTARELATHARGEALALAARFDERNGTAHISERARARMGQRPLVERLPLGVRTPARPTAVALPGPAAANAPGNPDTQPDLIALLAEARRLSDTLQPNAVEAWAAVARAAEGVELAARDRAEIADHQAMDLGPEGIALFEEAAGLYAEAGDPGEALAARARGAYVRALSGEVPQALTTIAGLYDRILALYAEDGTEVRQTAAVLMSRARILMRQVHEAEDAVQGAVLADAETAAREVLALVDGRAGDDVRLVSRAAEAQAMLAELAALTGDVEGAAELFARASEAFVGAGLPWFAVEYEARLAGLAHHLGDTAEAERALRAALEHGGPHLEATGRAQLNLQLAEVLGGRGMTEEAAERALEAAHWADEAGESRTLGAWARQQLGGFLLRQGRWAEAAEVLESALPDLTAETHGDGAVVQTQWWLGDCLSELGEHRAAAERRLQAAEIARHWPEQHDHATLAHLAAESLGHAGLHAEADEAYARAGALWRSLGNVHGLVRSLRARAWLALRVGDVAGEDAAGGVGTASELMASAVGECVAALDAADDAEARQRLTAELGHTHRQFGDLLARSATEDAEDESIRAALEEALSQVTRAAAVFASLGDDALHSRTGAELAAGWLEADLSRPARAAARARAVLTAYAGSDEGDEAAQERRAEAQQMLQVVEEQGTE
- a CDS encoding DAK2 domain-containing protein, which encodes MAHVPQTFFDALAVRTWCGLALESLGRAREEIDAINVYPVADGDTGTNLYLTVESAVAAVEAVFAGHEVESARTGSPSLADTVRAMAHGALIGARGNSGTILAQLLRGMAQVLAADGETAHTDGSALRLALRRAADSAREAVAHPVEGTVLSVASAAADAATGAEGDCGTVARAAYEGARAALAATPSQLAVLERAGVVDAGGRGLVAVLAALVETFTGEAPREVYRGLLGDGGFGGTHAHVGSAEGGAARTREESADGGAPHARVEPGEVGVPLTDLAAGAFPGTDLAPGAFPGGDDHLLVSPVPGRAAGEAVVPAHARGGSAAPGGLDDCADGPADHGGGGGPAFEVIYLLEADDVAVARLRARLDALGDSLVVVGGDGLWNVHVHVDDAGAAVEAGVEAGRPYRIRITHFGLGDVHTTGGERPLRERVQRAVVAVVPGEGLAGLYTEAGATAVLARPGEPPASGELVDAVRRAHAREVVLLPNDPELRHTAAAAAEQARAEGIRVALIPTRSAVQGIAALAVHEPERRFDEDVVSMTSAAGATRYGEVVVAERQSWTMAGICQAGDVLGLIDGDVAVIGSDVTATAETVLDRMIAAGGELVTIVLGDEAPEAIAEHLEARVRESYLAVDTVVYRGGRQGALLLIGVE
- the rpmB gene encoding 50S ribosomal protein L28; the protein is MAANCDVCGKGPGFGNNISHSHRRTSRRWNPNIQRVRTVVGGTPKRVNACTSCIKAGKVSR